The proteins below are encoded in one region of Rhododendron vialii isolate Sample 1 chromosome 7a, ASM3025357v1:
- the LOC131331904 gene encoding uncharacterized protein LOC131331904, which produces MGESFTIQISSNLVKQLADDGEKSKRKTKRSKPKLPREPQTKVHQKPISSDSEIPKVTAPLGWPVQPPLFIPASPPPHSAIAELDAIRSAVKESEKVLERLQKQEDVMVQEVAQRAKDLHDKEFKLPNQKPQPCLTEQDACFECHKDPVKDPLKCADVVKNYADCVRRARQQVS; this is translated from the coding sequence ATGGGTGAATCTTTCACGATTCAGATTAGCAGCAACTTAGTCAAACAGCTCGCTGACGATGGTGAGAAATCGAAGAGAAAAACTAAGAGATCCAAACCAAAGCTACCAAGGGAACCCCAGACAAAGGTACATCAGAAGCCGATTTCTAGTGATTCTGAAATTCCCAAAGTGACTGCTCCTTTGGGTTGGCCAGTCCAGCCTCCACTATTCATTCCAGCATCCCCTCCTCCACATTCTGCTATTGCAGAGTTGGATGCCATCCGCTCTGCTGTTAAAGAAAGTGAGAAAGTTTTGGAGAGGTTGCAAAAGCAAGAGGATGTCATGGTGCAGGAAGTAGCACAGAGAGCCAAGGATCTCCACGACAAGGAGTTCAAGCTTCCGAACCAGAAGCCCCAGCCCTGTTTGACAGAACAAGATGCTTGCTTTGAGTGCCACAAGGACCCTGTGAAGGACCCCTTGAAATGTGCTGATGTGGTGAAAAACTATGCAGATTGTGT